A single window of Chitinophaga sp. XS-30 DNA harbors:
- a CDS encoding DUF5071 domain-containing protein gives MNQINFIPRYKDDHVAMQHLQEAAWDELIPHVDILLEWLQDFNWPDARAIAEKLSAHTNSIKGNIIKVLRSNDGLWKYWCINQLIYHSKEFIIDQDLVLELQRIIDNPSKEDKLEGVDEIAQETIERWRSV, from the coding sequence ATGAATCAAATAAATTTTATTCCAAGATATAAAGATGATCATGTTGCTATGCAACATTTACAAGAAGCTGCCTGGGATGAGTTAATACCTCATGTAGATATTTTGTTAGAGTGGCTGCAAGATTTTAATTGGCCAGATGCAAGGGCTATTGCTGAAAAGCTGTCTGCGCATACAAATAGTATAAAGGGGAATATTATTAAGGTTTTAAGAAGCAATGATGGGTTATGGAAATATTGGTGTATTAACCAATTAATATATCATTCTAAAGAGTTCATAATAGATCAGGATTTGGTTTTAGAGTTGCAAAGAATTATTGACAATCCTTCAAAAGAGGATAAGTTAGAAGGTGTTGACGAAATAGCGCAGGAAACAATCGAAAGGTGGAGGTCAGTTTAA
- a CDS encoding tail fiber domain-containing protein, protein MLTQQTYAQHVYQIRADSVRIYNVCDTAELIIENRTRGVNGFLYNKGNGRTEFRRLRLESIGGSQIAISGQDTLDISTLPGIGGIDTIYRSGDNVLYVKKGVQHTIYAPLPSFKAIPQGVSYAVGEYPASRISGFNAYSSPDMPVISDQALTNPTSGYNYYAGHVAWNGSAGYQMAVNWDGELTGPKGVFIRNKDDTKTTWGAWRELVFKDYADGKYWHSANHASGTAFSPVLTGANVPASFTSNASGHVTGFTTRALTAGDISAAPATGSNSYIQNQIASVQTANAVISGTYTIRRDGNNAYSNGFQLTNAAANRGANIQLTGDATPGLAFWLTNSAGTWNRRMAIAENGEISVSNIPAWGTAAARFLTVDGQIIKSRTAAQVLSDIGAAPATGSGNYIRNGSGSEQAGGSFWVQGIGWASDGLIVRKDGSNAIVTGLGLRNNAGTRGVNFQMNGDANPGLSTWLHNGTTWVKYMELLASGRMLLNGAVDDGGSALLVGGQIRSGSGSIGNARLVPGTGTQAGYLALYNGSNTRLGYIGYDNTNISYAAEGSAAHRFLTANVERMQISSTGVGIDGVLTQQRNALNASNDAGIQLWNSLGGSNLYPDPEFRLGNNSLFVYNNAGGSAVQLFRENAVSEAVPNYSGYYLRIQIRPGTSNGTTPGLGGVTSAMGTAVNQVYVTRIRAKIPSGYSLQVAANAFGTGQEAVWLTDRAGNGKWKDYMVMWRAGSGGTFSTVNYFYIEGTAANIDVYVAYFDTKNTNAAHWTDNVAVNHSTGRPTNIYLNTENTYLGQGTNYGARIGTTHGYIDIGPQNTIWAHFTTDRDRFYFNKELVGTTQIGVYNGGTTPTTFMQQNEMRVNDNVVWHAGNINFATKGANIGLKTEANGYLGIENWIRIIDGTGFFTSSGKYFYNNAPGSWAMRSGTGLAASWLELQTGEGTNRGGLYANSANDVGIVNANGSGWRLRTDASGNAYVTGQVQATSFYQSSLRSLKKSILPFNTSALSILSNAQVRTFQFKADTTGKMNIGFIADEVPEEMSTPGRTGVDQASTVALLVKSVQELNEENKALKEEVQELKAMMKKALNEK, encoded by the coding sequence TTGCTTACCCAACAAACCTACGCCCAGCACGTCTACCAGATCCGAGCAGACAGTGTCCGCATCTACAACGTCTGCGATACCGCGGAGCTGATCATCGAAAACCGTACCCGTGGGGTGAATGGATTCCTATACAACAAAGGCAACGGCCGTACAGAATTCCGCCGTCTCCGTCTGGAGAGCATCGGCGGCAGCCAGATCGCGATTTCCGGTCAGGATACCCTTGATATCAGCACGCTTCCCGGAATAGGAGGTATCGATACTATTTACCGCTCAGGCGATAACGTACTGTATGTAAAAAAGGGCGTCCAGCATACCATCTACGCCCCGCTTCCATCATTCAAAGCTATCCCGCAGGGCGTATCTTATGCAGTGGGAGAATACCCCGCCAGCCGTATTTCCGGCTTCAATGCATACAGTTCCCCCGACATGCCTGTGATATCCGATCAGGCTTTGACAAATCCCACTTCAGGATACAATTATTATGCTGGGCATGTGGCATGGAACGGCTCTGCCGGTTACCAGATGGCCGTAAACTGGGATGGGGAGCTTACCGGCCCTAAAGGTGTTTTTATCCGTAATAAGGACGATACCAAAACCACCTGGGGCGCCTGGCGGGAACTGGTTTTCAAGGATTATGCCGATGGGAAGTACTGGCACTCCGCCAATCACGCCTCCGGCACCGCCTTCTCCCCGGTACTAACCGGCGCCAACGTCCCTGCCAGTTTCACCAGCAATGCCAGCGGTCATGTTACCGGTTTTACCACAAGAGCACTAACAGCCGGGGACATTTCCGCGGCTCCCGCAACAGGCTCAAACAGCTATATCCAGAACCAGATTGCATCGGTACAGACGGCGAATGCGGTGATCAGCGGAACCTACACGATCAGAAGAGATGGTAATAATGCTTACAGCAACGGCTTTCAATTGACCAACGCCGCCGCAAATCGCGGCGCGAATATCCAGTTGACGGGTGACGCTACCCCGGGCCTGGCTTTTTGGCTTACCAACAGCGCAGGCACCTGGAATAGAAGGATGGCGATTGCGGAGAACGGAGAAATCTCCGTGAGCAACATCCCGGCATGGGGAACAGCTGCCGCACGGTTTTTAACGGTGGACGGGCAGATCATCAAAAGCAGAACGGCCGCACAGGTTTTATCAGATATCGGCGCTGCTCCGGCTACCGGAAGCGGCAATTATATCCGTAACGGAAGTGGCTCCGAACAGGCGGGAGGGTCTTTCTGGGTGCAGGGCATAGGCTGGGCAAGTGATGGGTTGATCGTAAGAAAGGATGGCTCAAACGCTATTGTGACCGGGTTGGGCTTGCGTAACAATGCCGGAACCCGCGGGGTCAACTTTCAAATGAATGGGGATGCCAACCCGGGTCTTTCCACCTGGCTGCATAATGGCACGACATGGGTGAAATATATGGAATTGCTGGCTTCCGGACGGATGCTGCTGAATGGCGCGGTGGACGATGGCGGCAGTGCGCTGCTGGTAGGTGGACAGATCCGGTCGGGTTCAGGATCGATAGGTAACGCCCGCCTTGTGCCGGGTACGGGAACGCAGGCCGGATATCTGGCATTATACAATGGATCGAACACCAGGCTCGGTTATATCGGGTACGACAATACCAACATATCTTATGCGGCGGAAGGCAGTGCGGCCCATCGGTTCCTTACAGCGAATGTGGAGAGAATGCAGATTTCTTCTACCGGCGTGGGTATTGACGGCGTATTGACACAACAAAGAAATGCCCTGAATGCGTCCAATGATGCGGGGATACAATTATGGAACAGTCTCGGCGGCAGTAATTTATATCCTGATCCGGAGTTCCGGCTTGGGAATAATAGCCTGTTTGTGTATAATAATGCCGGGGGCAGCGCAGTGCAATTGTTCAGGGAAAACGCGGTTTCAGAGGCGGTGCCGAATTATTCCGGCTATTACCTGAGAATACAAATACGGCCGGGCACTTCGAATGGCACTACGCCCGGTTTGGGGGGTGTTACGAGTGCCATGGGCACTGCGGTTAACCAGGTATATGTCACCCGGATCAGGGCGAAAATTCCCTCCGGATATTCCCTGCAGGTCGCCGCCAATGCTTTCGGAACAGGTCAGGAAGCGGTCTGGCTGACAGACAGGGCCGGTAACGGCAAATGGAAGGACTATATGGTGATGTGGCGCGCCGGTAGCGGTGGCACGTTCTCAACGGTAAACTACTTTTATATTGAAGGTACGGCGGCTAACATCGATGTGTATGTTGCTTATTTCGATACAAAAAACACCAATGCCGCTCATTGGACAGACAATGTTGCCGTAAATCACAGTACCGGCCGGCCGACAAATATCTACCTGAATACAGAAAATACATATTTAGGCCAGGGGACTAATTATGGGGCAAGGATTGGAACAACCCACGGCTATATAGACATCGGCCCACAAAACACCATATGGGCGCATTTCACCACCGACCGGGACAGGTTCTATTTCAACAAAGAATTGGTAGGCACTACGCAGATCGGTGTGTACAATGGCGGAACTACGCCCACTACTTTCATGCAGCAAAACGAAATGCGCGTAAATGACAACGTTGTCTGGCATGCCGGTAACATCAATTTTGCCACAAAAGGCGCCAACATCGGTTTGAAAACTGAAGCGAACGGTTACCTGGGTATTGAAAACTGGATCAGGATAATTGACGGGACGGGCTTTTTTACATCTTCCGGGAAATATTTTTATAACAATGCCCCAGGCAGTTGGGCCATGCGAAGCGGCACCGGTCTGGCTGCTTCCTGGCTGGAGCTGCAGACAGGAGAGGGAACGAATCGCGGAGGACTGTACGCCAATAGCGCTAACGATGTTGGTATTGTGAATGCCAATGGCAGCGGATGGCGTTTGCGGACAGATGCGAGCGGTAATGCTTATGTAACCGGACAGGTACAGGCTACATCGTTTTATCAGTCTTCCCTTCGCAGCCTGAAGAAAAGCATTCTTCCCTTCAACACCTCTGCTTTGTCGATATTAAGCAACGCGCAGGTGAGAACATTCCAGTTCAAAGCGGATACCACCGGCAAAATGAACATCGGGTTTATTGCGGATGAAGTGCCGGAGGAGATGTCTACTCCCGGAAGGACGGGCGTGGATCAGGCGAGCACTGTTGCATTATTGGTGAAGTCGGTACAAGAACTGAATGAGGAGAATAAAGCATTGAAGGAAGAAGTGCAGGAATTGAAAGCCATGATGAAGAAAGCTTTAAACGAAAAATAA
- a CDS encoding RHS repeat domain-containing protein, with product MGGDGAAGGITARDAFGFALHYFGNEDYKAINNTVNPFAAISGANKPLYNGNISAMSVNVPKVGDPMLYQYSYDVLNRLKGMNAEHGLNAASNTWTPISVDDFKERVTYDPNGNILTYHRNGNNTWAGKPSAMDKLTYHYNAGTNKLNWVHDSVPAGNYDVDIDEQEAGNYAYDAIGNLISDSKDSLLSIEWTVYGKIKRITKANGTVIDYTYDASGNRLSKQVNDVETRYIRDATGNVMSIYVSGDAALNGGDLTQREVHLYGSSRLGIMDVALNVENPGLVPAYNLGNLGTGLGANFTRGKKFFELGNHLGNVMATVRDSKEAVSDGGSLVDYYVAKIVSAQDYYPFGMLMVGRGFDVGGYRYGFNGQEKSDEIKGEGNSYTAEFWEYDPRTGRRLNVDIVAKPYESSYLAFGGNPMLNIDPSGADTIRITNTSYRKVFRSLGGGLDGHPKTKIPDIVSNYGNIDITQSEGEDVWEITNRNILIDENEMVHETSKTYTLLLNNPATMYRSGGHNMPGYVDDRYALAANSPAWLLEDYAKESKDIGVMSAAAYQKSMPFVSSLNSIMNTAYTVTGAYAIGRFALSKAITSGVAFSANGGYGLFGRGGLSVGGYKMEAMYANPAAGEGAGTLLSIKQSKRGGALFRWDYGKLHTTGKLGYHSTIRFHWKGIQYGNTSQRNWYPSSFMAPFFKPIR from the coding sequence ATGGGTGGTGACGGCGCTGCCGGTGGTATCACCGCGAGGGACGCTTTCGGGTTTGCATTGCATTATTTTGGAAATGAGGATTATAAAGCGATCAATAACACGGTAAATCCGTTTGCAGCTATCAGCGGAGCCAACAAGCCGTTGTATAACGGGAATATATCCGCCATGTCTGTGAACGTTCCGAAAGTAGGTGATCCAATGCTGTATCAGTACAGTTATGATGTATTGAACCGCCTGAAGGGCATGAATGCAGAGCATGGATTGAATGCCGCCTCAAATACATGGACGCCCATTTCAGTCGATGATTTTAAAGAGCGCGTGACGTATGATCCTAACGGTAATATCCTCACCTATCACCGGAACGGTAACAACACCTGGGCGGGAAAGCCGTCTGCGATGGACAAGCTCACGTATCATTACAATGCCGGTACAAATAAGCTGAACTGGGTGCATGATTCGGTGCCCGCGGGGAATTACGATGTGGATATTGACGAACAGGAGGCCGGGAATTATGCCTATGACGCCATCGGCAACCTGATCAGCGACAGCAAGGACAGCTTGCTGAGCATCGAATGGACGGTGTACGGGAAGATCAAACGTATTACGAAGGCGAATGGCACGGTGATCGATTATACCTATGATGCATCCGGAAACCGGCTGAGCAAACAGGTAAATGATGTGGAAACGCGGTACATCCGTGATGCTACCGGTAATGTGATGAGCATATACGTTAGCGGGGATGCCGCGCTGAACGGCGGAGACCTGACGCAGCGGGAAGTGCATCTGTATGGAAGCAGTCGCCTCGGTATTATGGATGTGGCGCTGAATGTGGAGAATCCGGGGCTTGTGCCTGCTTATAATTTGGGCAACCTTGGAACCGGATTAGGTGCTAACTTTACGAGAGGGAAGAAGTTCTTTGAGTTGGGGAACCATTTGGGGAATGTGATGGCAACGGTGCGGGATAGCAAGGAAGCGGTTTCGGATGGTGGTAGTCTGGTGGATTACTATGTGGCGAAGATCGTTTCGGCGCAGGATTATTATCCGTTCGGGATGTTGATGGTGGGGAGGGGTTTTGATGTTGGGGGGTATAGGTATGGTTTTAATGGGCAAGAGAAATCGGATGAAATAAAGGGCGAAGGGAATAGTTATACAGCTGAGTTTTGGGAGTATGATCCGAGAACGGGCAGGCGGCTGAACGTGGATATAGTAGCTAAACCATATGAAAGTTCCTACTTGGCCTTCGGTGGTAACCCAATGTTGAATATTGATCCGAGTGGTGCGGATACTATTAGAATTACTAATACTAGTTATAGAAAGGTCTTTCGTTCATTAGGTGGAGGCTTAGATGGACATCCCAAGACAAAGATTCCTGATATAGTTTCTAACTATGGAAATATCGATATAACCCAGTCGGAAGGAGAGGACGTTTGGGAGATTACAAATAGAAATATTCTAATTGATGAAAATGAAATGGTTCATGAAACTAGTAAAACCTATACTTTGTTGTTAAATAATCCTGCCACCATGTATCGAAGTGGCGGACATAATATGCCTGGCTACGTTGATGATAGATATGCACTTGCAGCAAATTCGCCTGCTTGGTTATTGGAGGATTATGCGAAGGAAAGCAAAGATATAGGCGTTATGAGTGCAGCGGCTTATCAAAAAAGTATGCCTTTTGTTTCGAGCTTAAATAGTATTATGAATACGGCGTACACAGTAACTGGGGCTTATGCGATCGGGAGATTTGCTCTTTCAAAGGCGATTACCTCGGGTGTAGCCTTTAGCGCTAACGGAGGCTATGGCCTTTTTGGTCGTGGAGGTTTGAGTGTCGGTGGGTATAAGATGGAAGCTATGTACGCTAATCCTGCTGCAGGTGAAGGAGCGGGAACCCTTCTGTCAATTAAACAGTCAAAAAGAGGAGGTGCACTATTCAGGTGGGACTATGGAAAATTGCATACAACAGGCAAGCTTGGGTATCATTCTACTATCAGATTTCATTGGAAAGGTATACAATACGGAAACACATCGCAACGAAATTGGTATCCGTCTTCTTTTATGGCACCGTTCTTTAAACCAATTAGATAA